In a single window of the Pirellulales bacterium genome:
- a CDS encoding helix-turn-helix domain-containing protein encodes MPDDEVNTLLVTAKQAAQLCGKSLRTWRTWDSAGLIPQPVRIGRSTLWRIDELREWIAAGCPRRQEWEARAC; translated from the coding sequence ATGCCTGACGACGAAGTCAACACGCTTCTCGTCACCGCCAAGCAAGCCGCTCAGTTGTGCGGCAAATCTTTACGCACGTGGCGAACTTGGGATTCGGCGGGTTTAATCCCCCAGCCGGTCCGGATCGGCCGATCGACGCTGTGGCGGATCGATGAACTGCGGGAGTGGATCGCCGCTGGTTGTCCGCGCCGTCAAGAATGGGAGGCACGGGCATGTTGA